A portion of the uncultured Draconibacterium sp. genome contains these proteins:
- the rnr gene encoding ribonuclease R produces MGKKKKNKLRKKKRGGTYNKKKLKNAILSSLYENPGKTVNYRQISGSLSIKDPETRKLINVAMQELADDGYLDQISRGKFKLKARTGKVTGIIEMQPQGFAYVVSDELEQPAVISSRNLNHAMEGDKVRIHVYARRKKHDLEGEVTEILERAKTIFVGTVQTTKNFAFLVPSGKVGFDIFIPKEKLNGAKDGQKAIAEIKDWPAKARSPFGEIIEVLGDTGDNDAEMHAILAEFELPHKFPKNVDKAAEKIPLEIPSEEIKKRRDMRKTTTFTIDPADAKDFDDALSLKKLDNGNWEVGVHIADVTHYVRPNTIIENEAQDRATSVYLVDRVVPMLPERLSNGVCSLRPNEDKLCFSAIFEITEDAKVKKQWFGKTAIHSDRRFTYEEAQDIIETGEGDFSKEVLKLNELAIKLRDKRFESGSIAFERVEMKFDIDEKGKPISVSFKESKESNHLIEEFMLLANKKVAEFIGKVPEKKTPKTFVYRIHDKPDPDKLSSFNTFIKRFGHGIQLSTPRAISSSLNKLLTEVKGKNEQNVVETLAIRTMAKAAYSTRNIGHYGLSFDYYTHFTSPIRRYPDMMVHRLLEKYLDGARSVNEQKYEDLCKHSSDMEAKAANAERSSIKYKQVEFMQDHIGKVYPGTISGVTDWGIYVELENKIEGMIPIAQMDDDFYIFDEKNYSLVGRHSRKSFQLGEKINVRVWRTNLERKQLDFKLAEQEKE; encoded by the coding sequence ATGGGAAAAAAGAAAAAGAATAAGCTGCGCAAAAAGAAACGCGGCGGCACATACAACAAGAAAAAGCTAAAAAACGCGATACTTTCATCACTATACGAAAACCCCGGAAAAACAGTTAACTACCGCCAGATTTCAGGCTCGCTAAGCATAAAAGACCCGGAGACACGCAAATTGATTAATGTTGCGATGCAGGAACTGGCCGATGATGGGTACCTCGATCAGATTTCGCGTGGAAAATTTAAACTGAAAGCACGCACCGGAAAAGTAACGGGAATTATTGAAATGCAACCACAAGGTTTTGCTTACGTTGTTAGCGACGAGCTGGAACAACCGGCAGTAATTTCATCGCGCAACCTAAACCATGCCATGGAAGGCGACAAAGTACGTATCCATGTGTATGCACGGCGCAAGAAACACGACCTTGAGGGCGAAGTAACCGAGATACTGGAACGTGCAAAAACGATTTTTGTAGGAACGGTGCAAACCACTAAAAACTTTGCATTTTTGGTTCCGTCAGGAAAAGTTGGTTTCGATATTTTTATTCCGAAAGAAAAACTTAACGGCGCCAAAGACGGGCAAAAAGCCATTGCCGAAATTAAAGACTGGCCGGCAAAAGCACGCAGTCCGTTTGGCGAAATCATAGAAGTTTTGGGAGATACCGGCGATAACGATGCCGAAATGCATGCTATTTTGGCCGAGTTTGAACTGCCACACAAATTCCCGAAAAATGTGGATAAAGCAGCCGAAAAAATTCCGCTTGAAATTCCAAGCGAGGAGATTAAAAAGCGGCGCGATATGCGTAAAACAACCACTTTTACCATTGACCCGGCTGACGCAAAAGATTTTGATGATGCACTGTCGTTGAAAAAACTGGACAACGGAAATTGGGAAGTTGGTGTACACATTGCCGATGTTACCCATTATGTGCGCCCGAATACCATAATTGAAAACGAGGCACAAGACCGTGCAACATCTGTTTACCTGGTCGACCGTGTGGTTCCGATGCTTCCCGAGCGACTTTCGAACGGAGTTTGTTCGTTGCGGCCAAACGAGGATAAATTGTGTTTTTCGGCCATTTTTGAAATTACCGAAGATGCAAAAGTAAAAAAACAGTGGTTTGGAAAAACAGCTATTCATTCCGACCGACGATTTACTTACGAGGAGGCACAGGATATTATTGAAACCGGCGAAGGCGATTTTTCGAAGGAAGTGCTTAAACTAAACGAACTGGCGATAAAATTGCGCGACAAGCGTTTCGAAAGCGGATCAATTGCTTTTGAACGTGTTGAAATGAAATTTGATATTGACGAGAAAGGGAAACCCATTTCAGTGTCGTTTAAGGAATCAAAAGAATCGAACCACCTGATTGAGGAATTTATGTTGCTGGCCAACAAAAAAGTGGCCGAGTTTATTGGCAAAGTTCCGGAAAAGAAAACGCCGAAAACCTTTGTTTATCGTATTCACGACAAACCCGATCCTGATAAACTTTCTTCGTTTAACACTTTTATAAAGCGCTTTGGGCACGGAATTCAACTCTCAACGCCTCGTGCCATTTCTTCTTCACTAAATAAATTACTGACCGAAGTAAAAGGCAAAAACGAGCAGAATGTGGTGGAGACGCTGGCAATTCGAACAATGGCAAAAGCAGCCTATTCAACCCGAAACATTGGCCACTACGGACTTTCGTTCGATTACTATACGCACTTTACTTCTCCAATCAGGCGCTACCCCGATATGATGGTACACCGCCTGCTGGAAAAATATTTAGACGGAGCGCGTTCGGTTAACGAGCAAAAATATGAGGACCTGTGTAAACACTCATCCGACATGGAAGCCAAAGCAGCCAATGCCGAGCGCTCATCGATAAAATATAAACAGGTAGAGTTTATGCAGGATCATATTGGTAAAGTCTACCCGGGAACTATTTCGGGAGTAACCGATTGGGGAATTTACGTTGAGCTGGAAAACAAAATTGAGGGCATGATTCCGATTGCCCAAATGGATGACGATTTTTATATTTTCGATGAAAAAAATTATTCATTGGTGGGGCGTCATTCACGCAAAAGTTTTCAGTTGGGTGAAAAAATAAATGTACGTGTTTGGCGCACTAACCTTGAGAGAAAACAGCTCGACTTTAAGCTTGCAGAACAAGAGAAAGAGTAG
- a CDS encoding TetR/AcrR family transcriptional regulator has product MQNSTETANKKDVNRENILKIAREIFSKYGYKKTTLDDIANAVRKGKSSLYYYFKSKEDLFQAVIMKEVDILAYELEIVINRNTDPVDKLRDYILTKMATFRNLANFYHAIENDVTAVGFIDEVKVKYEQDEIRMIKRILIEGVRKNEFEIYDFNLAAIGITTAIKGLEMPLAAGNYSDVNLERSVDIILKIMCYGIMKR; this is encoded by the coding sequence ATGCAAAATTCAACGGAAACTGCGAATAAAAAGGATGTAAACAGGGAAAATATCCTAAAGATTGCCCGTGAAATTTTCAGCAAATACGGCTACAAAAAAACCACACTCGACGACATTGCCAATGCAGTTCGCAAAGGAAAAAGCTCGCTTTATTACTATTTTAAAAGTAAAGAAGATCTTTTTCAGGCTGTTATTATGAAAGAAGTCGACATTTTGGCGTACGAGCTTGAGATTGTGATAAACAGAAACACTGACCCGGTGGATAAGTTACGCGATTACATTTTAACCAAAATGGCTACTTTCCGTAATTTAGCGAATTTCTATCACGCCATTGAAAACGATGTTACCGCCGTTGGATTTATCGACGAGGTGAAAGTTAAATACGAACAAGACGAGATCAGGATGATCAAACGAATTCTGATTGAAGGTGTTCGGAAAAATGAATTTGAGATTTACGATTTTAACCTGGCAGCCATTGGTATAACAACAGCTATTAAAGGACTTGAAATGCCGCTTGCCGCAGGAAATTACAGCGATGTAAACCTTGAACGAAGCGTTGATATTATTCTGAAGATTATGTGCTACGGAATAATGAAGAGGTAG
- a CDS encoding family 10 glycosylhydrolase has protein sequence MKKLFLLLVVCLFLSFVAQSQPKYEFRAVWVATVVNIDWPSKPGLSTDAQKREIIDILNLHKSLGMNAIILQVRPAADAFYQSDLEPWSRYLTGVQGQAPLPFYDPLEFWIEECHKRGMELHAWLNPYRVAQKLDDPLSINHIAFRHPEWILKYGTRLYFDPGLPQAREFVTSVVQDIVKRYDVDAIHFDDYFYPYPLKEEFPDTTSFKLYNRGFTAENKADWRRENVDITIKMLNDTIKATKPWVKFGISPFGVWRNKVDDPIGSDTKAGSTNYDNLYANIIKWQKEGWIDYTLPQLYWQIGHPAVDFQLLANWWKNHAYGRAMYIGQAPYKVSRTSQTKEWTEPDQLTKQIRLLRSIPEIQGSSFYSSKWFNGDLLGLQDSLKLDYYKSPAIVPPMPWLDNQAPQPLIKINKRGRKLKWIPAETENEMDKAWSYVLYLNEEGEKFDPDNCKYIYSITKDKEIKFNRINRKKKKYELRISVLDRLSNESRLSDPIKVKL, from the coding sequence ATGAAAAAGCTATTTCTTCTTTTGGTTGTCTGTCTGTTTCTTTCATTTGTTGCTCAATCTCAACCTAAATACGAATTCAGAGCCGTTTGGGTTGCAACTGTAGTTAATATCGACTGGCCTTCGAAGCCCGGGTTAAGTACGGATGCCCAAAAACGTGAAATAATAGACATATTAAATTTGCATAAAAGTTTAGGCATGAACGCCATTATTTTGCAGGTACGCCCGGCTGCCGATGCGTTTTATCAATCGGATTTGGAACCATGGTCGCGTTACCTTACCGGAGTTCAGGGACAGGCACCACTACCTTTTTATGATCCGCTGGAGTTTTGGATTGAAGAATGCCACAAACGCGGAATGGAATTGCACGCATGGCTAAATCCTTATCGGGTAGCTCAAAAACTCGACGATCCGCTTTCAATCAATCACATTGCATTTCGTCATCCTGAATGGATTTTAAAATATGGTACCCGTTTATATTTTGATCCGGGACTACCGCAAGCTCGCGAATTTGTTACCAGTGTTGTTCAGGACATCGTAAAGCGGTACGATGTTGACGCCATTCATTTCGATGATTATTTCTATCCATACCCATTAAAAGAAGAATTCCCCGATACAACGTCATTCAAACTCTACAACCGTGGATTTACAGCTGAGAACAAAGCTGACTGGCGCCGTGAGAATGTGGACATTACCATTAAAATGTTGAACGACACGATAAAAGCGACGAAACCGTGGGTTAAATTCGGGATCAGCCCGTTTGGTGTGTGGCGTAACAAAGTAGATGATCCTATAGGGTCGGATACAAAAGCCGGATCGACAAATTACGACAACCTGTATGCTAACATTATAAAATGGCAAAAAGAGGGATGGATCGATTATACACTCCCGCAACTGTACTGGCAAATCGGGCACCCTGCCGTTGATTTTCAGCTACTGGCCAACTGGTGGAAAAACCATGCCTACGGGCGCGCCATGTACATTGGGCAGGCACCATACAAAGTAAGCCGTACTTCGCAAACCAAAGAATGGACGGAGCCTGACCAGCTCACGAAGCAGATTCGACTACTGCGTTCAATACCAGAAATTCAGGGTTCATCGTTTTACAGCAGCAAATGGTTTAACGGCGACTTACTGGGCTTGCAAGACAGTTTAAAACTGGACTACTACAAATCTCCGGCTATTGTTCCGCCAATGCCGTGGCTCGATAATCAGGCACCGCAACCGTTGATAAAAATCAATAAACGTGGTAGAAAACTGAAATGGATACCTGCCGAAACAGAAAACGAAATGGACAAAGCCTGGAGTTATGTTCTTTACCTGAATGAAGAAGGAGAAAAGTTTGATCCGGACAATTGCAAATATATTTACAGTATTACAAAAGATAAGGAAATTAAATTTAACCGCATAAACCGGAAAAAGAAAAAATACGAGCTACGAATTTCAGTACTCGACCGTTTAAGCAACGAGAGTCGTTTATCGGACCCAATAAAAGTTAAGCTCTAA
- a CDS encoding SOS response-associated peptidase, whose translation MCYDIKTKVEAALKRARHYGNEEATQMLIEQFRPFLEEEFFHVSGFEHPKMLIYTSENFELPAIASWGLIPYWVKNEQQQLDIWNKTINARGESIFEKPSFRTSAKSKRCLVYIDGFFEYHHFGGKKYPFYIQRVDGEPIVLGGLWDEWTNKETGEVVNSFTIVTTKANALMKKIHNNPKLKEARMPLVLEDEEADQWLNGTTVEAKAMIQPAAEGLLKAHTVRRLRGKEAVGNSPEAIEEFIYPELRFRA comes from the coding sequence ATGTGTTACGATATAAAAACCAAGGTTGAAGCAGCATTAAAACGGGCACGGCATTATGGCAACGAGGAGGCTACACAAATGCTTATCGAACAGTTTCGTCCTTTTCTGGAAGAGGAGTTTTTTCACGTTTCAGGTTTCGAGCATCCTAAAATGTTGATTTATACCAGCGAGAATTTTGAGCTGCCGGCAATCGCAAGCTGGGGACTTATTCCATATTGGGTAAAAAATGAACAGCAACAACTCGATATCTGGAATAAAACAATTAACGCCCGCGGCGAGAGCATTTTTGAAAAACCTTCATTTCGAACCTCGGCAAAATCAAAACGCTGCCTCGTTTATATTGATGGATTTTTTGAATATCACCATTTTGGCGGCAAAAAGTATCCGTTTTACATTCAGCGGGTTGATGGCGAACCGATTGTTTTAGGTGGCTTGTGGGATGAATGGACGAATAAAGAAACAGGCGAAGTGGTAAACTCATTTACAATTGTTACCACCAAAGCCAATGCCTTGATGAAAAAAATTCATAACAACCCGAAATTGAAGGAAGCACGAATGCCACTAGTCCTCGAGGATGAAGAGGCCGATCAATGGCTGAACGGTACCACTGTTGAAGCAAAAGCAATGATTCAACCTGCTGCCGAAGGTCTGTTGAAGGCACACACCGTTAGGCGATTGCGTGGGAAAGAAGCCGTTGGCAATTCGCCCGAAGCAATCGAGGAATTTATTTATCCCGAACTCAGATTTAGAGCTTAA
- a CDS encoding NAD-dependent epimerase/dehydratase family protein produces the protein MIFVTGGTGLVGAHLLFELCKTGKKVRALKRETSNLEQVLKTFAYYTDDAQQLFDTIEWVDGDILDYFSLEKLLNGVTEIYHCAAIVSFESKERQRMISNNVEGTANLVNAAIENNVKKICHVSSIAALGKLQNGAPVTEETNWVPSKKNSAYSESKFYSETEIWRGIEEGLDAIIVNPSIIFGPANWESGSAKIFKTIWDGMKFYTKGVTGFVDVFDVVQPMIKLMDEQNFEDCKNQRYILSAENLSYQQVFTQIAEALQKPKPTIWASDFLMGFVWRAATFASWFTRKPSLITREAATGRNTVNNFDGSKVSRKIGYDYQPIEASIKKTAGFLKSDMK, from the coding sequence ATGATTTTTGTAACAGGAGGTACCGGGTTAGTTGGAGCTCATTTGTTGTTTGAGCTTTGTAAAACGGGCAAAAAGGTCAGGGCTTTAAAACGCGAAACCAGCAACCTGGAGCAGGTTCTTAAAACTTTTGCCTACTATACCGATGATGCTCAGCAACTGTTCGATACCATTGAGTGGGTGGATGGTGATATCCTGGATTATTTCTCGTTGGAAAAATTATTAAACGGTGTTACGGAGATTTATCATTGTGCGGCTATTGTTTCGTTCGAAAGCAAAGAAAGGCAGCGAATGATCTCGAATAATGTGGAGGGAACAGCAAATCTTGTTAATGCTGCTATTGAAAATAATGTCAAAAAGATTTGCCATGTAAGTTCGATCGCCGCATTGGGGAAATTACAAAATGGTGCCCCGGTTACGGAGGAAACAAATTGGGTGCCTTCAAAAAAGAATTCGGCTTATTCGGAAAGTAAATTTTATTCTGAAACCGAAATATGGCGCGGAATTGAAGAAGGATTGGATGCCATAATCGTAAATCCATCAATTATTTTTGGCCCCGCTAACTGGGAGAGTGGAAGTGCGAAAATTTTCAAAACCATTTGGGATGGCATGAAATTTTATACCAAAGGAGTTACCGGTTTTGTTGATGTTTTTGATGTTGTTCAGCCCATGATAAAGCTGATGGATGAACAAAACTTTGAAGACTGCAAAAATCAACGTTACATTTTAAGTGCGGAAAATTTGAGTTATCAGCAGGTTTTCACGCAAATTGCCGAAGCATTGCAAAAGCCAAAACCTACTATTTGGGCAAGCGATTTTTTAATGGGTTTTGTTTGGCGCGCAGCTACTTTTGCCAGCTGGTTTACACGAAAACCATCATTAATAACCCGAGAAGCTGCAACGGGCCGCAATACAGTTAATAATTTCGATGGTTCTAAGGTTTCCCGAAAAATTGGCTATGATTATCAGCCGATTGAAGCTTCAATCAAAAAAACGGCCGGCTTTTTAAAATCTGACATGAAATAA
- a CDS encoding pyridoxamine 5'-phosphate oxidase family protein yields the protein MRTNFIEDRKEIDEVIRACKTCYFAMSVDDKPYVLPLNFALEGDTIILHSAMEGRMWETIKANPQVCINWTLGEELAWQDVRVGCSYRVKSKTVNAEGKVEFIDDFDEKYRCLGLLMKQYSDREFKFGTPAVKNVGVFKVHIENITGKEFGAKAVTPWNS from the coding sequence ATGCGAACAAATTTTATCGAAGACCGCAAAGAAATCGACGAAGTAATCCGTGCCTGTAAAACCTGTTATTTTGCCATGTCGGTGGATGATAAACCTTATGTTTTGCCACTCAATTTTGCGTTGGAAGGCGATACTATTATTTTGCATTCGGCAATGGAAGGGCGCATGTGGGAAACTATAAAAGCAAATCCGCAGGTTTGCATAAACTGGACGTTGGGCGAAGAGTTGGCCTGGCAAGATGTGCGTGTTGGTTGCAGTTACCGGGTAAAATCGAAAACGGTTAATGCGGAAGGGAAAGTGGAATTTATCGACGACTTTGATGAAAAATACCGTTGCCTTGGGTTGCTAATGAAACAATACAGCGACCGGGAATTTAAATTCGGAACACCGGCAGTAAAGAACGTCGGAGTTTTTAAAGTACATATTGAAAACATTACAGGGAAAGAGTTCGGCGCAAAAGCTGTTACTCCCTGGAATTCATAA